The genomic window GTGACCGAATACAGGCCCGCGATGCTCGCGGCGATCCACTGCAACTCGGCGGTATTCCGGAGACCGGGCAGTTGGCGCGCGCACCAGACGGCAACGGCGACGACCGCGAGGGCGAGCACCGCGCCGAGCACCGTCGCGACGCCCAAGTTCGCCTCCGAACGCTGCTGGGAGGCAAGGACTTCCGGGCCCGCGACAGTCAAGAAGGCGAAGACGCCGAGTACCGCGAAGGTCGCGCCGATGCCTGCGGTGACGCCCGAGCGCCGCTGCCCGGCCAGGCCGAGGAAGGCGAGGGCCACCAAGAACCACGCGGTCGGCAAGGTCCGCGGATCGGTCACCGAGACACAGACCTCGAGTAGTGCGATCGACCCGGCGACGGCGGCGACCACTGCGGTGTGGCCCGGAAGCTTGGTGACCGCGGCAACTTTCGGCACCAACGCGGTCCCCGCCACGGCGAGCAGGACAGTCGCGAAGATGCCCGCGATCAGCGCGGCGATCGGTCGATCGGTCGAATACATCCCCGGTGCGGCGAGCATCGGCACCGTCGCCAGCGCGAACATCAGCGAGGCAGTCACGTCGGTGGGCCTGCGCCGGACCACCGATACGGTCCCGGCCAACCCCACCACCGCAACCGCCGCGGCGGCGATGAGCAGCAGAGGCCGCTCGTCAGCCGAAAATCCACCCAGAATCGCGCTCGCGACGAACAAGAACGAGGCGAGCACCGCGGGCAACGTCCGAACCACATGCAGGTACGGCCAGTCCCGCACCAATTGCACCGGTAGAAAGGCCAACTGCAAGACGATGAGGAAGGCCAGCAGCGCCAACTCCGTGGTCAACACCGGCGACAGCACTGCCGCGCCGACCACGACCAACACCGCGAACGGCTGCGATTGCCACCGCATCGCCAGCGCGACACCGATGGCGGCGACCCCCAGCGCGACCGCGAAGCCGATCGCGGGCAACAGCCAATGGTAAATCGTGGTCACCGCAACAACATCGAGATAGGCGCCCGCAATACCGGTGGCCGCCAACGCGATCCCACCGACCCGGCCGCCGGTGCGCCCGACTACCCGCATCCCGGCCGCCACCAGTCCGGCCGAGAAGAGCGCGCCCGCGACAACTCTCGGCACCGGCCCGAAGAATCCAGCCTGCGCGGCCAGCACCAGCAGCATCACCACGCCGATCAATGTGACGGCCACACCCGCCACCGCGAGCAGCCGACTGATCACACCGTCTCGCTGCCACCACGACGTATGCGGCACCGGCGGGCCGCTTTTCGCCGGACGCGGCGGGCGTGTCCCCGGCGGAGGAATCGGCGGCGCCATCCCGCGCGCGGGCATTGGGGTACGGGCGCCCTGCGGCATTTGCGCGCCCGGGGGTGTAGTTGCGCCCTGCGGCATTTGCGCGCCTTGCGGCGCGGGTACACCCTGCGGCATCTGCGCACCCTGCGGCATCTGCGCACCCTGCGGCGTGGGTGCGCCTTGCGGCGTGAGGGCACTCGGTTGCATGGGTGCCTCTTGTGGCATAGGTGCGCCCTGCGGGGCCCAACCGAATACCGCGCCCGGCGGAGGCGCGAACCTCGGCACGTAAACAGGAGCCGAAGGCACCGCCGAGCCAGGCGGCACCATGCCGGGCTGGGCAGGCCCCCCGGGCCACATCTGCGCCGAAGCACCCGCCCTCGGCGACTCGGGAACCCGACCACCCTCGCTCGACTCACCCGCCGTGGATGCACCCCCCTCCACCGAAACCCCCTGCGCCCCAGCTGGATCCCCAGCAACCTGAGTCCGCAACAACTCCAAATCCCGCCCGAGCACACCCATCTGCGCCCCCAACGCAGAGAATTCCCCCGAAATGCGCGAAATCAGCGCCGGATCGATAGATGTGGTCATGACCCCATGCTCACCCCCACCCCACCCACGAACATGAGTAGTTACCCCCGGTAGACACCAGATATCTACCCGACTTCGGCCGCACCGATCCACGTGGCCCGGCGTCCGACCGACTCGACGGTCGGCCGACGAGCCGCTCCAGACGGACGTCGGCGCCGAATACATCCGCAGACGGCTACGCCGAATGGCTGTCCACTTCAGAGCAACGACATCGCACGCTGTCCATGCCCGACCTGGTGATTGCGGCCACCGCGGAACGCCACGAGTGCACAATGCTGCATTACGACGGCGACTATGACATCGTCGCGGCAGTCACCGGTCAACCGAGTCAGTGGGTGGTGCGGGCCGGGCTCGCCGACTGACCCCACCCAGGTGGAGGCGAGTCGGCGGCGGGGTTCAAGGGGTGCTGGTTTGCAGGGTGGTTACCTGGTGAACGGCGTTGATCACGGCGGTGCGTGGGGGCATGCGGAGGGCGCCGGGGGTGGGTTCGGCTGCCCAGTGCCAGCCGAGGGGGGAGTCGGTGGTGGGGAGCATGATGTTGCGGCCGCCGGGGATAACGACGACCTGGTGGGCGGCCAGGCTGCGGCGGACCGGGACCTCGACGGGGCGGGCGGGGCTGGGTGGCGCGACCAGGAAGGTCCAGCTGCGTGCCCCGGGGTCGGCGATCACGGGTGCGGCGTTCGTGTGGTCAAGTGCGGCGAGGACTTCACGGCCGAGTTCGGGCGGCATGACGATGGCACCGAGGACGGAGCCGGTGGTGACCATCGGGCGGCCTGCCACGAGCTGGACCGGCAGCCCGTACAGATGGCGCAGCAGATGCGCGATTTCCAGGGGAGAATGACAGCGCTCGAACATGGTTTCGCCCTTTGCTATCAAAGTTGCAGAAAGGCAACGGTATTCCAACCAGCGGCCGACGAGTCGTACGTAATGTCCCACTTTGCTCGATCGCAATGACTTAGCGTCGTACCCTGAAACCCAGCTGTAACAAAAGGAATTGGGTACATGGACGATTCGTCGATCGGCGTTCGCATCCGAATGTTCCGCGGCAAGGCGCTCACCCAGCGTCAACTCGCGGATACGGCGGGTGTCAGCGTCGACCTGGTGCGCAAACTCGAGCAGGGCGGCCGCCAGACCGCCTCGATCGCCAGCCTGCAGAAGCTGGCACGCGCACTGGACGTGGACATCGCCGACCTCATCGGCAAACGCGCGGGTGTGCCGTCCAGCGATCCCGATTCGGGCATCGTCGCTATCCGCCGGGCACTGACACCGGTGGACGATCTGCTCGGCGAGACGAACGAGGAGGCGGCGATCAGCCTCGACGACGCCCGCCGCGCCGTCGATTACGCGTGGGGCGCCTACTGGGTCGGCCGCTACGAGCTGCTCACCTCGATCCTGCCGTCCGGGCTCACCCAGTTGCGGGCCACCGTCCATGCCGCACGGAACGGTTCGGTCGCGCTCGCGAATGAGCTGCTGGCCCGGATGTATTGGGTCACCGGCTGCACCCTGGTGCACCTGGGTCAGACCGATCCGGCGTTCCTGGCGATCCGGCACGCACTCACGGCGGCGGAGGAGGGCAACGACCCGCTGTTGCTCGGCACCATTCGCGGCTCGGTCGCCTGGCAGTTGCTGGTCCAGGGGCGTTACGACGAATCGCGCGGTGTGGCGCTGCGTGCGGCGGCGAGTTTGGAGCCCGCCGGGGAGGTCACGCAGGCCCATCTGTCGGCGTATGGATCGCTGGTATTGCAGGGCGCGACCGCCGCGGGCCGGGCGCAGCAGGTGCAGGAGGCATTGTCGCTGGTCGAGGCGGCGAACGAGGTCGCGTTGCGGATCGGCGGCGATCGCCGGGACTACGAAACCTATTTCGGCCCTGCCCAAGTCGTCATGCAGACGGTCGACGTCAACGTGTCCGCCGAGCGGTACCCGGAGGCGTTGGCGGCCGCGAAGGCCATGCCCGCGAACGGCGGTCTCCCGCAAGCCTCGCGAGCCCGCCACCTCACCGACACCGCCGTCGCCTTGACCCGCACTGGTCAGCACCAGCGCGCACTCGACACCTTGCTCACCGCCGAACGGGTCGGCGGACCTGACTGGCTCAAATACCAGTCCTTGCCGCGGCACATCGTGTCCGAACTGCTCGACCACGACCGGCGAGTTCCGTTGCGCGCCTTCGCCCGGCGTATCGGTGTCAATACGTGACGAGCCGCAAGGTCTAACTTTTCTCCGCGAATCGTGCTGCGGCCCGGTCGATCACGTCGTCCAGGACCTCGCGCGAGCGGATGAGGTCGTTGATGGTTCGGTCGATCCGCTCGCGTTCGATCGCCAGCTGGGCGACCAGTTCCGGCGTGGCGGCTTCGTTCGGCCCGCCATCCACATCGCGCATGCACGGCAGCAGCTGCGCGATGGTCTTGCTGTTCAGTCCGGCCGCGAACAATTCCTGAATATGGATGACCCGATCCACCGCCCGCTCGGGATAGTCCCGATGCCCGCCCGGCGTGCGATCGGACCCCAGCAGCCGCTGCTCCTCGTAGTAGCGCAACGACCGTTCGCTGACCCCGGTGCGCTGGGCGAGTTCCCCGATCCGCATCCGCCACCTCACCTTCGCCACACGACTTGAATCTCACATCGATGTGAGGTTCTACCGTACCCGTATGACTCTCACGCACCGCACGGTGCCAGCAGCTGACCGAATTGCCAAGTGATTTCAAATGATTCGCGTCAGTGCCCCATGAGGCGGCGCCAGTGGGCGATGAAGGGGTGCTTGGCCGTGATCGAACCGAAGCGGAGGCGACCGCGGACCACCAGGTGCAGGGGGCCGATCGGCGGACCGGTACGGACCTTGTTGTTCACGCTGGAGCCGATCAGGTCGACGTCATTGAGGTCGACGGTCGCCTCCGCGGGCACGATCAGCGTGAGCGAACTGAAGTAGTCGTCCAAGTTCACCTCGACCACCTGGGTCGACATGATGGCCTCGGTGAAGTCCAGGGTGACACCGGAGAGCA from Nocardia iowensis includes these protein-coding regions:
- a CDS encoding DUF2339 domain-containing protein — translated: MQPSALTPQGAPTPQGAQMPQGAQMPQGVPAPQGAQMPQGATTPPGAQMPQGARTPMPARGMAPPIPPPGTRPPRPAKSGPPVPHTSWWQRDGVISRLLAVAGVAVTLIGVVMLLVLAAQAGFFGPVPRVVAGALFSAGLVAAGMRVVGRTGGRVGGIALAATGIAGAYLDVVAVTTIYHWLLPAIGFAVALGVAAIGVALAMRWQSQPFAVLVVVGAAVLSPVLTTELALLAFLIVLQLAFLPVQLVRDWPYLHVVRTLPAVLASFLFVASAILGGFSADERPLLLIAAAAVAVVGLAGTVSVVRRRPTDVTASLMFALATVPMLAAPGMYSTDRPIAALIAGIFATVLLAVAGTALVPKVAAVTKLPGHTAVVAAVAGSIALLEVCVSVTDPRTLPTAWFLVALAFLGLAGQRRSGVTAGIGATFAVLGVFAFLTVAGPEVLASQQRSEANLGVATVLGAVLALAVVAVAVWCARQLPGLRNTAELQWIAASIAGLYSVTAATVSIGVATGAADGFLTGHSAATILWMTAATAALFYGLRNLGKATAVAKLALGSGLLVTAAALAKLFLFDLATLDGLVRVAAFLAVGVLLLIVGTRYARAFAEAAANSREAGATPVRGDGGVR
- a CDS encoding helix-turn-helix domain-containing protein; amino-acid sequence: MDDSSIGVRIRMFRGKALTQRQLADTAGVSVDLVRKLEQGGRQTASIASLQKLARALDVDIADLIGKRAGVPSSDPDSGIVAIRRALTPVDDLLGETNEEAAISLDDARRAVDYAWGAYWVGRYELLTSILPSGLTQLRATVHAARNGSVALANELLARMYWVTGCTLVHLGQTDPAFLAIRHALTAAEEGNDPLLLGTIRGSVAWQLLVQGRYDESRGVALRAAASLEPAGEVTQAHLSAYGSLVLQGATAAGRAQQVQEALSLVEAANEVALRIGGDRRDYETYFGPAQVVMQTVDVNVSAERYPEALAAAKAMPANGGLPQASRARHLTDTAVALTRTGQHQRALDTLLTAERVGGPDWLKYQSLPRHIVSELLDHDRRVPLRAFARRIGVNT
- a CDS encoding MerR family transcriptional regulator → MRIGELAQRTGVSERSLRYYEEQRLLGSDRTPGGHRDYPERAVDRVIHIQELFAAGLNSKTIAQLLPCMRDVDGGPNEAATPELVAQLAIERERIDRTINDLIRSREVLDDVIDRAAARFAEKS